From one Magnolia sinica isolate HGM2019 chromosome 18, MsV1, whole genome shotgun sequence genomic stretch:
- the LOC131232639 gene encoding uncharacterized protein LOC131232639 isoform X1 translates to MPRRKERTLKELYDLTDKLSEPEITPVLKGCCRIQGPGDELDQDLRPNTEVSAEKKFGKVSLFENVCMRAESGTCNVCAAPCSSCMHFNRTVSVMESKIEDDFSHEICKGKEPLFKSRACDDRQHATSEASNLFSASSSHDSLSENAESKATMRTCDTSDAFEDVDMLPKFSSGSNLGEGKLHTTQCNTVAQSAVTSHVSIPSALGQRTLRQGEEHQGPECHGDNISCVTGVKDGNLPVSSPNVDSNRKKVSYSAASTSSFVVGGSEEAEKAVQVQNAPGCLTDSHHEIEESKHNSLRPSISTKDTSQKKRSGFSSATDGVSECPSSKDVCEGGGMQKSQLPHSHSESKSFSRGDPRDVEENSSSQLQAGPSECSTEHLESSLAGQVTISSGDGQKKSAAVNSSNIIHSSIEDGKENLGRANSSPGALMKIHPCSETEIDTDGRDPRAESMKHSDVNQQFEKSKAVFEASDKQGTTLQSPISNSEHSGSDIVEDDVKVCDICGDAGREEMLAICSRCSDGAEHIYCMRIMLDKVPDGDWLCEECQLKDAEKQNLDKIETEPAAPKAPSLSEKSQSSNPKLLLKLDAKAQEEEADQATKVITSPRLSTKRHAESLEVTSLSKKVAIETSTGLPGMAILSKKSELSRESSFKHLDAGKVKAAHSVPSSGSHAANGSQETSHSLSTAGPNASKSQGQLQSPRGPLSRSSTFNSLPSKPKVKQLSEDFSLKQKLARESSISGTRKDGLTRTIGKSMSFKSTSLSHLNSESKAKILSPNLSRDVDLRGLKQGKEQTVIERKNSFRSDRPVVSSSSAAVISTSLPKFDLKNSIRGETIPSHSLVNNSHDPKATQRDANRHNSSKPAVLIANKGSENVIAHDGCEAKKQSSLAHGLGTPSSNGICSSEDQKSCQVGPKEDATANSSSAADKFCGGPDVHMTDVPPQSRESTNRDGKPKDASALSWLRQTVSSGSKNIRCHRCNEMGHDAQLCKAGSIQVSALKPSAVKNLREVTNKSSKWKGAVAAVSRTKMHKNDRLPDQSDELPMSSTNMSCEVAFKDQLSSSSGCVANLPSPGGTVLRKEALRRSVADSSKATTIVNVKQQGAHATEAVCAPREADLNVVPTISDETKLKPSMINLPIQAPAVANPSRISAIPEHDHIWHGSFEVQRSGRLPDFYDGIQAHMSTCASPKVLEVVKNFPSRVRLEEAPRLTSWPMQFQGNCTTEDNIALYFFARDLESYERNYKKLLQNMSENDLALKGNVDGIELLIFPSNQLPEKSQRWNRLFFLWAVFRERKWNCSESLADSHKKLCGATLDAEPTEQDLPTPVTDKELSRYDRSPEARVVKSSIGDLPSLSSSGRVEGNCYTKESSLDQRSLSYHEFNQSSVVEKHTPDRHTSCSFPEIRPSVSASQQASLPATSPLLRITTNDAQLCSEVKGNSASLKEVYRDSKSGNSTELRPCVQAASVQIDLNKGKAVPMYLDTSNCGQASFTSSSPDRRSASSDCLKIFSSSSLVQEAGAEGSGGQENLKDLDREKSMNNSTCLESDKHGDLIMKEQSSWELRSSRKRLHPNSSEMVSEASGILLNRESRTMPWGGKAERIQIDGENECKKMKAYNDSCVGSSTREQILGEGFSSKMLGMDPGFLKEQKGDCVYDYNMPESSKAAEMFFFPVDTSPISNCKSGNSAQWKILQSDRDPPELDIPNLELALGAKKKPSKPGFFPLFPGSIDEKSSQNKLPDPPVDDGDDELSSSLSLSLAFPFPVKEQSAKSAPKTEQLLPETHHVNTSLLLFGGFPDT, encoded by the exons GAAGTTTCAGCTGAGAAAAAGTTTGGCAAGGTTTCTCTCTTTGAGAATGTTTGTATGAGAGCAGAATCTGGGACATGTAACGTTTGTGCCGCTCCTTGCTCATCTTGTATGCATTTCAATCGAACTGTATCGGTTATGGAATCAaaaattgaggatgatttttcCCATGAAATCTGTAAGGGAAAGGAACCACTTTTTAAGAGCAGAGCATGTGATGACCGGCAGCATGCCACCAGTGAAGCCAGTAACTTATTCAGTGCCAGTTCAAGTCATGATTCATTATCTGAAAATGCTGAAAGTAAAGCAACGATGAGGACATGTGACACATCTGATGCATTCGAAGATGTTGACATGCTACCAAAATTTTCATCTGGCAGCAACCTTGGGGAAGGTAAGCTGCACACCACACAATGCAATACTGTTGCTCAAAGTGCTGTCACTTCTCATGTAAGCATACCATCTGCATTGGGTCAAAGAACCTTGAGACAAGGTGAGGAGCACCAGGGGCCAGAATGTCATGGCGATAATATATCATGCGTTACTGGAGTCAAAGATGGAAATTTACCAGTCAGCAGCCCTAATGTCGACTCAAACAGGAAGAAAGTATCATACAGTGCTGCTTCGACTAGTAGCTTTGTTGTGGGAGGCTCTGAAGAGGCTGAAAAGGCAGTTCAAGTTCAAAATGCTCCCGGTTGTTTGACTGATTCTCATCATGAAATAGAAGAGAGCAAGCACAATTCCTTGAGGCCAAGTATATCCACTAAAGACACTTCTCAGAAAAAGAGGTCTGGCTTCAGTTCGGCAACTGATGGTGTATCAGAGTGCCCTTCTTCAAAAGATGTTTGTGAAGGCGGTGGGATGCAGAAATCACAGCTTCCACATTCTCATTCCGAAAGCAAATCATTCTCTCGTGGAGATCCCAGAGATGTGGAAGAAAATTCAAGTTCCCAGCTCCAGGCAGGACCTTCTGAATGCTCCACTGAACATTTGGAATCTTCGTTGGCAGGACAAGTGACAATTTCTAGTGGTGATGGGCAGAAGAAATCTGCTGCAGTCAACTCTTCTAATATTATCCATTCAAGTATTGAAGATGGTAAAGAAAATCTTGGCAGAGCCAATTCTTCGCCTGGTGCTTTGATGAAAATTCATCCATGCTCTGAAACTGAAATTGACACGGATGGTAGGGACCCTCGGGCCGAATCTATGAAACATTCAGATGTAAACCAACAATTTGAAAAATCCAAAGCTGTGTTTGAAGCATCTGATAAACAGGGTACGACATTACAATCTCCTATCTCCAACAGTGAGCATTCGGGATCAGATATTGTGGAGGATGAT GTAAAAGTCTGCGATATATGTGGAGATGCAGGTCGTGAGGAGATGCTTGCTATTTGTAGCAGATGTAGTGATGGTGCAGAGCACAT CTATTGCATGCGAATAATGCTGGATAAAGTTCCGGATGGTGATTGGCTATGTGAAGAATGCCAGCTCAAGGACGCTGAAAAACAAAATCTGGATAAGATTGAAACAGAACCAGCAGCACCGAAGGCGCCTTCCTTGAGTGAAAAAAGTCAAAGCTCCAACCCGAAGCTTTTGCTAAAGTTGGATGCCAAAGCACAGGAAGAAGAAGCAGACCAGGCCACAAAAGTTATCACAAGTCCCCGGCTCTCCACTAAAAGACATGCCGAAAGTCTGGAGGTCACTTCTCTGTCAAAGAAAGTAGCTATTGAAACAAGTACTGGGTTGCCTGGGATGGCCATCCTGAGCAAGAAATCTGAATTGTCTAGAGAGAGTTCATTCAAGCACTTGGATGCGGGGAAAGTAAAGGCTGCCCATTCAGTACCTTCATCTGGAAGTCACGCTGCCAATGGTTCTCAGGAGActtctcattctctttctacTGCTGGTCCTAATGCATCAAAGTCACAAGGACAACTTCAGTCACCTCGGG GTCCTCTTTCAAGATCATCTACCTTCAACAGCTTACCCTCAAAACCCAAAGTCAAACAGCTATCAGAAGATTTTTCTCTAAAGCAAAAATTGGCAAGAGAGTCTTCTATTAGTGGCACAAGAAAAGATGGATTAACAAGGACAATTGGCAAATCAATGTCCTTCAAAAGCACAAGCTTAAGCCACTTAAATTCCGAGTCAAAAGCTAAAATTCTGTCACCTAATCTCTCTCGTGATGTGGATCTAAGAGGCTTGAAGCAAGGGAAAGAACAAACGGTAATAGAAAGGAAGAATTCTTTTAGATCGGATCGCCCTGTGGTCAGTTCGTCATCAGCGGCTGTTATCAGCACGTCTCTTCCGAAGTTTGATTTGAAAAATTCAATACGTGGTGAAACCATACCATCACATTCCTTGGTGAACAATTCCCATGATCCAAAGGCTACACAACGCGATGCAAATCGACATAATTCATCCAAACCAGCTGTTCTGATTGCTAATAAAGGATCAGAAAATGTGATTGCCCATG ATGGATGTGAAGCAAAGAAGCAATCTTCTCTAGCCCACGGTCTTGGGACTCCCTCTTCTAATGGCATATGCAGTTCTGAGGATCAAAAATCATGCCAAGTTGGCCCTAAGGAAGATGCAACGGCAAATTCTTCATCGGCTGCTGATAAATTTTGTGGTGGCCCTGATGTGCATATGACAGATGTCCCACCTCAATCCCGGGAATCCACCAACCGAGATGGAAAACCCAAGGATGCTTCTGCTTTGAGCTGGTTGAGGCAGACAGTTTCATCTGGAAGTAAAAATATCCGATGCCATAGATGTAATGAAATGGGCCACGATGCACAACTCTGCAAAGCTGGCTCTATACAGGTTTCTGCTCTTAAGCCTTCTGCTGTAAAGAACTTGAGGGAGGTGACCAACAAAAGCAGCAAGTGGAAGGGTGCAGTAGCGGCAGTATCAAGGActaaaatgcataaaaatgatagACTGCCTGATCAATCTGATGAGTTACCCATGTCAAGTACTAATATGAGCTGTGAAGTTGCTTTCAAAGATCAATTGTCAAGTTCTTCAGGTTGTGTGGCGAATTTGCCTTCCCCAGGTGGGACAGTTTTGCGGAAGGAGGCTTTGAGGCGCTCTGTAGCTGATTCCAGTAAAGCTACAACTATTGTCAATGTTAAGCAGCAAGGTGCACATGCAACAGAAGCAGTTTGTGCTCCCAGAGAAGCAGATCTGAATGTTGTTCCTACCATTTCAGATGAAACTAAGCTGAAGCCTTCCATGATAAACTTGCCTATTCAAGCTCCTGCAGTTGCCAATCCTTCAAGAATTTCAGCCATTCCAGAGCATGACCACATATGGCA TGGCAGTTTTGAAGTGCAGAGAAGTGGAAGACTTCCTGACTTCTATGATGGGATTCAAGCTCACATGTCAACTTGTGCATCACCAAAAGTTCTCGAAGTGGTGAAAAACTTCCCTTCCAGAGTTCGGTTGGAGGAAGCTCCTCGACTGACCTCATGGCCCATGCAGTTCCAGGGAAACTGCACCACAGAAGATAACATTGCTCTCTACTTCTTTGCCAGAGATCTTGAGAG TTACGAAAGAAATTACAAGAAGCTGTTGCAAAATATGTCTGAGAATGATTTAGCTCTCAAAGGAAACGTTGATGGAATTGAGCTTCTGATATTCCCATCAAACCAGCTACCTGAGAAATCCCAGC GTTGGAATAGATTATTCTTCCTCTGGGCCGTATTCAGAGAAAGAAAATGGAACTGTTCAGAATCCCTCGCTGACTCTCACAAGAAGCTTTGCGGAGCCACCTTGGATGCAGAGCCCACAGAACAGGATTTGCCCACCCCTGTCACTGATAAGGAATTGTCCAGATATGACAGATCTCCCGAAGCAAGAGTTGTAAAGTCGAGCATTGGAGATTTACCATCATTATCATCTTCTGGACGAGTGGAAGGGAACTGTTAcacaaaagaatcatctcttgatCAGAGGTCTTTGAGTTATCATGAATTTAATCAGTCTTCAGTTGTGGAGAAACATACGCCAGACAGGCACACTTCATGTTCATTTCCTGAAATCCGCCCATCAGTAAGTGCTAGCCAGCAGGCTAGTCTACCTGCGACAAGTCCATTGTTAAGGATAACAACAAATGATGCCCAGTTGTGCTCAGAAGTGAAAGGGAACAGCGCTTCATTG AAAGAAGTCTATAGAGATTCCAAAAGCGGAAACAGTACTGAGCTTCGACCTTGTGTTCAAGCAGCTAGTGTACAAATAGATCTTAATAAAGGTAAAGCTGTACCAATGTACTTGGATACTTCCAATTGCGGACAAGCAAGTTTTACTTCAAGTTCACCAGATAGGCGAAGTGCTTCATCTGACTGTTTGAAGATATTCAGTTCATCTTCTCTTGTTCAAGAAGCAGGTGCTGAGGGCAGTGGAGGCCAGGAGAACTTGAAGGACTTGGATAGAGAGAAGTCGATGAATAATAGCACTTGTTTAGAGAGTGACAAGCATGGAGATCTAATAATGAAAGAACAGAGCAGCTGGGAGTTGCGATCCAGCAGAAAACGTCTGCACCCAAATTCTTCAGAGATGGTCTCAGAAGCTTCTGGAATATTGTTGAACCGGGAAAGTCGGACAATGCCATGGGGAGGGAAGGCAGAGCGCATACAGATTGATGGGGAGAATGAATGCAAGAAAATGAAGGCCTACAATGATTCGTGTGTCGGGAGCAGTACTAGAGAGCAGATTTTGGGAGAAGGGTTTTCTTCAAAGATGCTTGGCATGGATCCTGGCTTCCTGAAGGAGCAGAAAGGTGACTGTGTTTATGACTACAATATGCCTGAGAGCTCGAAAGCTGCTGAAATGTTCTTCTTTCCAGTGGATACGAGTCCCATCAGCAACTGCAAATCGGGCAACTCCGCACAATGGAAAATACTTCAATCAGACAGGGACCCACCAGAACTTGACATTCCAAATCTCGAACTTGCATTGGGGGCCAAGAAGAAACCATCAAAACCAGGTTTCTTTCCTTTGTTTCCTGGGTCAATTGATGAGAAGAGCAGCCAAAACAAACTGCCAGATCCGCCAgtggatgatggtgatgatgagctGTCTTCATCACTTTCTCTCTCCCTAGCATTTCCTTTCCCTGTGAAGGAACAATCTGCAAAATCAGCTCCAAAGACAGAGCAGCTCTTGCCTGAGACACACCATGTGAACACATCGCTGTTGCTCTTTGGCGGCTTTCCCGACACTTGA
- the LOC131232639 gene encoding uncharacterized protein LOC131232639 isoform X3: MPRRKERTLKELYDLTDKLSEPEAFSAEKKFGKVSLFENVCMRAESGTCNVCAAPCSSCMHFNRTVSVMESKIEDDFSHEICKGKEPLFKSRACDDRQHATSEASNLFSASSSHDSLSENAESKATMRTCDTSDAFEDVDMLPKFSSGSNLGEGKLHTTQCNTVAQSAVTSHVSIPSALGQRTLRQGEEHQGPECHGDNISCVTGVKDGNLPVSSPNVDSNRKKVSYSAASTSSFVVGGSEEAEKAVQVQNAPGCLTDSHHEIEESKHNSLRPSISTKDTSQKKRSGFSSATDGVSECPSSKDVCEGGGMQKSQLPHSHSESKSFSRGDPRDVEENSSSQLQAGPSECSTEHLESSLAGQVTISSGDGQKKSAAVNSSNIIHSSIEDGKENLGRANSSPGALMKIHPCSETEIDTDGRDPRAESMKHSDVNQQFEKSKAVFEASDKQGTTLQSPISNSEHSGSDIVEDDVKVCDICGDAGREEMLAICSRCSDGAEHIYCMRIMLDKVPDGDWLCEECQLKDAEKQNLDKIETEPAAPKAPSLSEKSQSSNPKLLLKLDAKAQEEEADQATKVITSPRLSTKRHAESLEVTSLSKKVAIETSTGLPGMAILSKKSELSRESSFKHLDAGKVKAAHSVPSSGSHAANGSQETSHSLSTAGPNASKSQGQLQSPRGPLSRSSTFNSLPSKPKVKQLSEDFSLKQKLARESSISGTRKDGLTRTIGKSMSFKSTSLSHLNSESKAKILSPNLSRDVDLRGLKQGKEQTVIERKNSFRSDRPVVSSSSAAVISTSLPKFDLKNSIRGETIPSHSLVNNSHDPKATQRDANRHNSSKPAVLIANKGSENVIAHDGCEAKKQSSLAHGLGTPSSNGICSSEDQKSCQVGPKEDATANSSSAADKFCGGPDVHMTDVPPQSRESTNRDGKPKDASALSWLRQTVSSGSKNIRCHRCNEMGHDAQLCKAGSIQVSALKPSAVKNLREVTNKSSKWKGAVAAVSRTKMHKNDRLPDQSDELPMSSTNMSCEVAFKDQLSSSSGCVANLPSPGGTVLRKEALRRSVADSSKATTIVNVKQQGAHATEAVCAPREADLNVVPTISDETKLKPSMINLPIQAPAVANPSRISAIPEHDHIWHGSFEVQRSGRLPDFYDGIQAHMSTCASPKVLEVVKNFPSRVRLEEAPRLTSWPMQFQGNCTTEDNIALYFFARDLESYERNYKKLLQNMSENDLALKGNVDGIELLIFPSNQLPEKSQRWNRLFFLWAVFRERKWNCSESLADSHKKLCGATLDAEPTEQDLPTPVTDKELSRYDRSPEARVVKSSIGDLPSLSSSGRVEGNCYTKESSLDQRSLSYHEFNQSSVVEKHTPDRHTSCSFPEIRPSVSASQQASLPATSPLLRITTNDAQLCSEVKGNSASLKEVYRDSKSGNSTELRPCVQAASVQIDLNKGKAVPMYLDTSNCGQASFTSSSPDRRSASSDCLKIFSSSSLVQEAGAEGSGGQENLKDLDREKSMNNSTCLESDKHGDLIMKEQSSWELRSSRKRLHPNSSEMVSEASGILLNRESRTMPWGGKAERIQIDGENECKKMKAYNDSCVGSSTREQILGEGFSSKMLGMDPGFLKEQKGDCVYDYNMPESSKAAEMFFFPVDTSPISNCKSGNSAQWKILQSDRDPPELDIPNLELALGAKKKPSKPGFFPLFPGSIDEKSSQNKLPDPPVDDGDDELSSSLSLSLAFPFPVKEQSAKSAPKTEQLLPETHHVNTSLLLFGGFPDT; this comes from the exons TTTCAGCTGAGAAAAAGTTTGGCAAGGTTTCTCTCTTTGAGAATGTTTGTATGAGAGCAGAATCTGGGACATGTAACGTTTGTGCCGCTCCTTGCTCATCTTGTATGCATTTCAATCGAACTGTATCGGTTATGGAATCAaaaattgaggatgatttttcCCATGAAATCTGTAAGGGAAAGGAACCACTTTTTAAGAGCAGAGCATGTGATGACCGGCAGCATGCCACCAGTGAAGCCAGTAACTTATTCAGTGCCAGTTCAAGTCATGATTCATTATCTGAAAATGCTGAAAGTAAAGCAACGATGAGGACATGTGACACATCTGATGCATTCGAAGATGTTGACATGCTACCAAAATTTTCATCTGGCAGCAACCTTGGGGAAGGTAAGCTGCACACCACACAATGCAATACTGTTGCTCAAAGTGCTGTCACTTCTCATGTAAGCATACCATCTGCATTGGGTCAAAGAACCTTGAGACAAGGTGAGGAGCACCAGGGGCCAGAATGTCATGGCGATAATATATCATGCGTTACTGGAGTCAAAGATGGAAATTTACCAGTCAGCAGCCCTAATGTCGACTCAAACAGGAAGAAAGTATCATACAGTGCTGCTTCGACTAGTAGCTTTGTTGTGGGAGGCTCTGAAGAGGCTGAAAAGGCAGTTCAAGTTCAAAATGCTCCCGGTTGTTTGACTGATTCTCATCATGAAATAGAAGAGAGCAAGCACAATTCCTTGAGGCCAAGTATATCCACTAAAGACACTTCTCAGAAAAAGAGGTCTGGCTTCAGTTCGGCAACTGATGGTGTATCAGAGTGCCCTTCTTCAAAAGATGTTTGTGAAGGCGGTGGGATGCAGAAATCACAGCTTCCACATTCTCATTCCGAAAGCAAATCATTCTCTCGTGGAGATCCCAGAGATGTGGAAGAAAATTCAAGTTCCCAGCTCCAGGCAGGACCTTCTGAATGCTCCACTGAACATTTGGAATCTTCGTTGGCAGGACAAGTGACAATTTCTAGTGGTGATGGGCAGAAGAAATCTGCTGCAGTCAACTCTTCTAATATTATCCATTCAAGTATTGAAGATGGTAAAGAAAATCTTGGCAGAGCCAATTCTTCGCCTGGTGCTTTGATGAAAATTCATCCATGCTCTGAAACTGAAATTGACACGGATGGTAGGGACCCTCGGGCCGAATCTATGAAACATTCAGATGTAAACCAACAATTTGAAAAATCCAAAGCTGTGTTTGAAGCATCTGATAAACAGGGTACGACATTACAATCTCCTATCTCCAACAGTGAGCATTCGGGATCAGATATTGTGGAGGATGAT GTAAAAGTCTGCGATATATGTGGAGATGCAGGTCGTGAGGAGATGCTTGCTATTTGTAGCAGATGTAGTGATGGTGCAGAGCACAT CTATTGCATGCGAATAATGCTGGATAAAGTTCCGGATGGTGATTGGCTATGTGAAGAATGCCAGCTCAAGGACGCTGAAAAACAAAATCTGGATAAGATTGAAACAGAACCAGCAGCACCGAAGGCGCCTTCCTTGAGTGAAAAAAGTCAAAGCTCCAACCCGAAGCTTTTGCTAAAGTTGGATGCCAAAGCACAGGAAGAAGAAGCAGACCAGGCCACAAAAGTTATCACAAGTCCCCGGCTCTCCACTAAAAGACATGCCGAAAGTCTGGAGGTCACTTCTCTGTCAAAGAAAGTAGCTATTGAAACAAGTACTGGGTTGCCTGGGATGGCCATCCTGAGCAAGAAATCTGAATTGTCTAGAGAGAGTTCATTCAAGCACTTGGATGCGGGGAAAGTAAAGGCTGCCCATTCAGTACCTTCATCTGGAAGTCACGCTGCCAATGGTTCTCAGGAGActtctcattctctttctacTGCTGGTCCTAATGCATCAAAGTCACAAGGACAACTTCAGTCACCTCGGG GTCCTCTTTCAAGATCATCTACCTTCAACAGCTTACCCTCAAAACCCAAAGTCAAACAGCTATCAGAAGATTTTTCTCTAAAGCAAAAATTGGCAAGAGAGTCTTCTATTAGTGGCACAAGAAAAGATGGATTAACAAGGACAATTGGCAAATCAATGTCCTTCAAAAGCACAAGCTTAAGCCACTTAAATTCCGAGTCAAAAGCTAAAATTCTGTCACCTAATCTCTCTCGTGATGTGGATCTAAGAGGCTTGAAGCAAGGGAAAGAACAAACGGTAATAGAAAGGAAGAATTCTTTTAGATCGGATCGCCCTGTGGTCAGTTCGTCATCAGCGGCTGTTATCAGCACGTCTCTTCCGAAGTTTGATTTGAAAAATTCAATACGTGGTGAAACCATACCATCACATTCCTTGGTGAACAATTCCCATGATCCAAAGGCTACACAACGCGATGCAAATCGACATAATTCATCCAAACCAGCTGTTCTGATTGCTAATAAAGGATCAGAAAATGTGATTGCCCATG ATGGATGTGAAGCAAAGAAGCAATCTTCTCTAGCCCACGGTCTTGGGACTCCCTCTTCTAATGGCATATGCAGTTCTGAGGATCAAAAATCATGCCAAGTTGGCCCTAAGGAAGATGCAACGGCAAATTCTTCATCGGCTGCTGATAAATTTTGTGGTGGCCCTGATGTGCATATGACAGATGTCCCACCTCAATCCCGGGAATCCACCAACCGAGATGGAAAACCCAAGGATGCTTCTGCTTTGAGCTGGTTGAGGCAGACAGTTTCATCTGGAAGTAAAAATATCCGATGCCATAGATGTAATGAAATGGGCCACGATGCACAACTCTGCAAAGCTGGCTCTATACAGGTTTCTGCTCTTAAGCCTTCTGCTGTAAAGAACTTGAGGGAGGTGACCAACAAAAGCAGCAAGTGGAAGGGTGCAGTAGCGGCAGTATCAAGGActaaaatgcataaaaatgatagACTGCCTGATCAATCTGATGAGTTACCCATGTCAAGTACTAATATGAGCTGTGAAGTTGCTTTCAAAGATCAATTGTCAAGTTCTTCAGGTTGTGTGGCGAATTTGCCTTCCCCAGGTGGGACAGTTTTGCGGAAGGAGGCTTTGAGGCGCTCTGTAGCTGATTCCAGTAAAGCTACAACTATTGTCAATGTTAAGCAGCAAGGTGCACATGCAACAGAAGCAGTTTGTGCTCCCAGAGAAGCAGATCTGAATGTTGTTCCTACCATTTCAGATGAAACTAAGCTGAAGCCTTCCATGATAAACTTGCCTATTCAAGCTCCTGCAGTTGCCAATCCTTCAAGAATTTCAGCCATTCCAGAGCATGACCACATATGGCA TGGCAGTTTTGAAGTGCAGAGAAGTGGAAGACTTCCTGACTTCTATGATGGGATTCAAGCTCACATGTCAACTTGTGCATCACCAAAAGTTCTCGAAGTGGTGAAAAACTTCCCTTCCAGAGTTCGGTTGGAGGAAGCTCCTCGACTGACCTCATGGCCCATGCAGTTCCAGGGAAACTGCACCACAGAAGATAACATTGCTCTCTACTTCTTTGCCAGAGATCTTGAGAG TTACGAAAGAAATTACAAGAAGCTGTTGCAAAATATGTCTGAGAATGATTTAGCTCTCAAAGGAAACGTTGATGGAATTGAGCTTCTGATATTCCCATCAAACCAGCTACCTGAGAAATCCCAGC GTTGGAATAGATTATTCTTCCTCTGGGCCGTATTCAGAGAAAGAAAATGGAACTGTTCAGAATCCCTCGCTGACTCTCACAAGAAGCTTTGCGGAGCCACCTTGGATGCAGAGCCCACAGAACAGGATTTGCCCACCCCTGTCACTGATAAGGAATTGTCCAGATATGACAGATCTCCCGAAGCAAGAGTTGTAAAGTCGAGCATTGGAGATTTACCATCATTATCATCTTCTGGACGAGTGGAAGGGAACTGTTAcacaaaagaatcatctcttgatCAGAGGTCTTTGAGTTATCATGAATTTAATCAGTCTTCAGTTGTGGAGAAACATACGCCAGACAGGCACACTTCATGTTCATTTCCTGAAATCCGCCCATCAGTAAGTGCTAGCCAGCAGGCTAGTCTACCTGCGACAAGTCCATTGTTAAGGATAACAACAAATGATGCCCAGTTGTGCTCAGAAGTGAAAGGGAACAGCGCTTCATTG AAAGAAGTCTATAGAGATTCCAAAAGCGGAAACAGTACTGAGCTTCGACCTTGTGTTCAAGCAGCTAGTGTACAAATAGATCTTAATAAAGGTAAAGCTGTACCAATGTACTTGGATACTTCCAATTGCGGACAAGCAAGTTTTACTTCAAGTTCACCAGATAGGCGAAGTGCTTCATCTGACTGTTTGAAGATATTCAGTTCATCTTCTCTTGTTCAAGAAGCAGGTGCTGAGGGCAGTGGAGGCCAGGAGAACTTGAAGGACTTGGATAGAGAGAAGTCGATGAATAATAGCACTTGTTTAGAGAGTGACAAGCATGGAGATCTAATAATGAAAGAACAGAGCAGCTGGGAGTTGCGATCCAGCAGAAAACGTCTGCACCCAAATTCTTCAGAGATGGTCTCAGAAGCTTCTGGAATATTGTTGAACCGGGAAAGTCGGACAATGCCATGGGGAGGGAAGGCAGAGCGCATACAGATTGATGGGGAGAATGAATGCAAGAAAATGAAGGCCTACAATGATTCGTGTGTCGGGAGCAGTACTAGAGAGCAGATTTTGGGAGAAGGGTTTTCTTCAAAGATGCTTGGCATGGATCCTGGCTTCCTGAAGGAGCAGAAAGGTGACTGTGTTTATGACTACAATATGCCTGAGAGCTCGAAAGCTGCTGAAATGTTCTTCTTTCCAGTGGATACGAGTCCCATCAGCAACTGCAAATCGGGCAACTCCGCACAATGGAAAATACTTCAATCAGACAGGGACCCACCAGAACTTGACATTCCAAATCTCGAACTTGCATTGGGGGCCAAGAAGAAACCATCAAAACCAGGTTTCTTTCCTTTGTTTCCTGGGTCAATTGATGAGAAGAGCAGCCAAAACAAACTGCCAGATCCGCCAgtggatgatggtgatgatgagctGTCTTCATCACTTTCTCTCTCCCTAGCATTTCCTTTCCCTGTGAAGGAACAATCTGCAAAATCAGCTCCAAAGACAGAGCAGCTCTTGCCTGAGACACACCATGTGAACACATCGCTGTTGCTCTTTGGCGGCTTTCCCGACACTTGA